The DNA window AATCGATGTTATTTTTTATGAGTGGGGGGACTAAATGGTATCAGTTAGATTATGCTGATGTATTTGAAAAACTGAAGAGCAGTAGAGACGGTCTTGAACAGTCGGAGGCAGAAAAAAGACTTTCTACTGACGGGTACAATGAAGTAGAAGCAAAAAAAGAACATAGTGAGATTTACAAGTTTTTGAAGCAGTTCGCCAGCCCATTGATATATATCCTTATGGCTGCTGCAATAATTACTTTTTTCCTTGAAAAATACATTGATACCGCTGTTATACTAAGTGTTGTTATTGCAAATTCCATTATTGGCTACATTCAGGAGAGTAAAGCTGAACATGCTCTTGAATCATTGTCCAAAATGCTTGTACCTGAAGCTACCGTAATAAGAGACGGTCAGAGAAAGGTAATTCCCAGTAAAGAACTTGTAGTGGGAGATGTAGTCATATTGGAATCAGGTAGCAGAATACCTGCCGATATTAGACTTTTTTATGTAAAAAACCTGAGAGTTGATGAATCACCTCTAACCGGTGAATCCGTACCTGTTGAAAAAAAGACCAGAGCAATTGATGAAGACAGCATTCCGCTTGGCGACCAGATAAATCTGTCATTTGCAGGGACGTTTGTAAGCGAGGGTCTTGGACGTGGTGTAGTAATAGCCACTGGCGAAGATACTGAAATCGGAAAAATATCCCAATCTATAAGAGAGAGTGAAGAAATCTCAACACCCCTTGTCCGAAAAATAGCAAGGTTTGGAGTTTTTCTTTCAGTTGCCATTCTTGCAATATCTGTATTTGTCTTTTTTATAGGATTATTGCGGGGTTTTGACGCAGTTGAGACGTTTCTTGCGGCAGTCAGTCTTGCAGTCGCTGCAATACCAGAAGGTCTGCCTGCTACCATTACTATTTCTTTTGCCATCGGTATTAAAGCAATGGCATCGCGTAATTCCATTATCCGAAGCCTTCCTGCTGTAGAAACACTGGGTTCGGCTACTGTAATATGTTCGGATAAAACAGGAACATTAACCAAGAACCAGATGACTGTTACAGAAATTTATACCGCTACAGGTACAACCTACAATGTTACTGGCTCAGGGTATTCATCAAAAGGAAATTTCATTCTGGACAATGAAACCATTGATCCAAAAAATGATCCGGTGTTGCTGGAAACTCTGAAAGCCGGTTATTTGTGCAATGATGCGTCATTTAAAGATGGAGATGTGGTTGGTGATCCTACAGAGGGGGCTTTAATGGTATCCGCTCTCAAAGCCGGTAAGTTCTACATTCCAAGATTGGATATTATACCATTCGAATCGGAAAAACGCATCATGGCTACTCTAAATGAGGATTCAGAAGGAAATAAGATAATCTATGTAAAAGGGTCACCTGAAAAAATAATGGAACTGTCACAGCACAAATTCGATGGTGAAAACGAGATTGATATTGATGTCAATGCACTGTCCGAGATTAAAAAGAGCTCAGAGGAAATGGCTACCCAGGGACTTCGTGTCATTGGAATGGCATATATGAAAGTAGAAAATGATAGGGAGAGAATCGATTATTCAGACCTTGATAATCTGGTATTCCTCGGATTGCAGGGTATCATAGACCCACCCAGAGAAGAAGTTAAAGAATCAATCAATAAATGCAAAACTGCTGGTATCCGGGTTATCATGATTACCGGAGACCATACATTAACCGCCCACTCAATAGCCCGTCAACTCGGAATCGAAACAGAAAAAGCAGTTGCCGGCAGTAATATTGATGATATGACCGATGAACAGTTAAAAGATACACTTAAAAGTGTTTCTGTTTTTGCCAGAACATCTCCAGAGCACAAATCACGAATTGTAAAGCTTCTTAAATCCGAAGGAGATATTGTAGCGGTAACTGGCGACGGCATAAATGACGCTCCAGCCCTGAAAAATGCAGATATCGGCATATCTATGGGTGCATCAGGTACAGAGGTTGCACGTGAAGCTTCTGACATGGTTCTTGTGGATGACAACTTTGCTTCTATAGTAGCAGCGGTCGAAGAAGGACGTGATGTATACAACAAAATCCAGAAACTGATTATATGGATGCTACCTACCAATGGAGGTCAGGCTCTTACTGTTGTATCGGCTATTATTCTTGGTATCACTCTACCGTTACTTCCGCTGCACATACTCTGGATTAACACTATAACTACTATCGGACTCGGTGTAACAATATCTGCTGAACCCCGAGCAAAAGGTCTGCTGGATAATCCTCCACGACCTACAGAGGAACCTCTTTTAACACAATTCATAAAAAAAAGAATTGGGTTTGTGTCTATACTGATGGTTTCTGCTGCATTCTTCCTGTTTACTCTGGAGATGTTTTCCAGTAATGAATTACCTGCAGCGCGAACTACAGCACTAAACACTATTGTATTTATCCAGATATCCTATCTGTTCAATATCAAATCCCTTCATGGTTATGTATTTGATGAGCTGTTTTCCAACAAATATATGCTTATCGGAATAGGGGGTGTTATCGGACTTCAGATGCTGTTAACTTATCACCCGTTCATGAACCTGATATTTGATACTGCACCTATTGGATTGTACAACTGGTCGTGGATTATAACAGTAGCAATTGTTGTATTCT is part of the Methanohalobium evestigatum Z-7303 genome and encodes:
- a CDS encoding cation-translocating P-type ATPase; the protein is MSGGTKWYQLDYADVFEKLKSSRDGLEQSEAEKRLSTDGYNEVEAKKEHSEIYKFLKQFASPLIYILMAAAIITFFLEKYIDTAVILSVVIANSIIGYIQESKAEHALESLSKMLVPEATVIRDGQRKVIPSKELVVGDVVILESGSRIPADIRLFYVKNLRVDESPLTGESVPVEKKTRAIDEDSIPLGDQINLSFAGTFVSEGLGRGVVIATGEDTEIGKISQSIRESEEISTPLVRKIARFGVFLSVAILAISVFVFFIGLLRGFDAVETFLAAVSLAVAAIPEGLPATITISFAIGIKAMASRNSIIRSLPAVETLGSATVICSDKTGTLTKNQMTVTEIYTATGTTYNVTGSGYSSKGNFILDNETIDPKNDPVLLETLKAGYLCNDASFKDGDVVGDPTEGALMVSALKAGKFYIPRLDIIPFESEKRIMATLNEDSEGNKIIYVKGSPEKIMELSQHKFDGENEIDIDVNALSEIKKSSEEMATQGLRVIGMAYMKVENDRERIDYSDLDNLVFLGLQGIIDPPREEVKESINKCKTAGIRVIMITGDHTLTAHSIARQLGIETEKAVAGSNIDDMTDEQLKDTLKSVSVFARTSPEHKSRIVKLLKSEGDIVAVTGDGINDAPALKNADIGISMGASGTEVAREASDMVLVDDNFASIVAAVEEGRDVYNKIQKLIIWMLPTNGGQALTVVSAIILGITLPLLPLHILWINTITTIGLGVTISAEPRAKGLLDNPPRPTEEPLLTQFIKKRIGFVSILMVSAAFFLFTLEMFSSNELPAARTTALNTIVFIQISYLFNIKSLHGYVFDELFSNKYMLIGIGGVIGLQMLLTYHPFMNLIFDTAPIGLYNWSWIITVAIVVFFIIELEKYVYRWIEKRNT